CCGAACCCGGCGACGTCCTCGCGGTCGAACTCCTCGACTTCGAACACAAGGGCTGGGGTTTCACGGGCTTCATGCCCGGCGAGATGGGGCTCGGTCTCCTTCCGGAGGACTTCCCCGACCCCGGGCTCCACATCTGGGACCTCGCCGACGGGGTGGGAGCGTTCGTGAACGGCATCGAGGTTCCGCTCGATCCCTTCCCCGGGATCATCGGGACGGCACCGGGCGACGCGGGCGAACACGATACCCTCCCGCCGCGCGACACCGGCGGGAACATGGACGTGAAACAGATGACCGCGGGCTCGACGGTCTATCTGCCCGTGGAGTGTCCGGGCGCGCTGTTCTCGACCGCGGACTGTCACGCCGCCCAGGGCGACGGTGAGGTATGTGTGACGGGCATAGAGGCACCGATGTTCGTCACCGCGCGCTTCGAGGTGCGAACGGACATGGAGATCGAACAGCCGCAGGTGCGGTCCGACCACCCCTACACGCCGACCGGACGCGACGAGCCGATGCACGGCACGACCGGCATCGCGCCCGACCTGATGGACGCGACGAAGCTCGCGGTCCGCCACATGATCGACCACCTCGAAGCCGAGCGGGGTCTCACTCGCGGCGAGGCCTACATCCTGTGTTCGGCCGCCGTCGACCTCAAGATCAGCGAGGTCGTCGACGCGCCGAACTGGACGGTGACGGCGTTCGTCGCCGACAGCCTCTTCGAGTAGGGTTCCGCGGTCGAGAGCGCGTCGTTTATACGCCGCGCGAGAAAAGTCGGCCCATGGCCATCAAACCCGCCTACATCAAGAAGACGGCGAACGAGCTGCTCGAACGGTACCCCGACGCGTTCTCGACGGACTTCGAGCACAACAAGGAGAGCGTCACCGCGCTCACCAACGTCCA
This window of the Halococcus hamelinensis 100A6 genome carries:
- a CDS encoding acetamidase/formamidase family protein, whose amino-acid sequence is MSHSVDDELSDADENVHHVWDNSLEPALTVEPGDVVGFECRDALDGQVIPGSGVEDMRDASFDPVHPLTGPVYVEGAEPGDVLAVELLDFEHKGWGFTGFMPGEMGLGLLPEDFPDPGLHIWDLADGVGAFVNGIEVPLDPFPGIIGTAPGDAGEHDTLPPRDTGGNMDVKQMTAGSTVYLPVECPGALFSTADCHAAQGDGEVCVTGIEAPMFVTARFEVRTDMEIEQPQVRSDHPYTPTGRDEPMHGTTGIAPDLMDATKLAVRHMIDHLEAERGLTRGEAYILCSAAVDLKISEVVDAPNWTVTAFVADSLFE
- a CDS encoding 30S ribosomal protein S17e; its protein translation is MAIKPAYIKKTANELLERYPDAFSTDFEHNKESVTALTNVQSKGVRNRIAGYVSRKRQSEAAAA